In Malania oleifera isolate guangnan ecotype guangnan chromosome 8, ASM2987363v1, whole genome shotgun sequence, a single window of DNA contains:
- the LOC131162831 gene encoding patatin-like protein 2 produces MEAPKSPLLIQPPTYGNQITILSIDGGGIRGIIPGIILNFLESELQKLDGEDARLADYFDVISGTSTGGLVTAMLAAPNEKNRPLFAAKDIKSFYLEQCPKIFPQNMCHAVKTMKAVVGPKYDGKYLHRLLKERLGNIRLHQTLTNIVIPTFDIKQLQPTIFSSYQVKFDPCLDAQLSDICIGTSAAPTYLPAHYFKTEDSKTGKVREFNLIDGGVAANNPALVSITEVEKEVHRGSKDFCPMKPTEYNRFLVLSLGTGSAKIEAKYNATEAAKWGVLGWLTSGGSTPLVDVFTQASADMVDFHISTVFQALQCEENYLRIQDDTLSGEVHSVDVATKDNLEKLTKVGEGLLKKPVSRVNLGTGLSESLNQGSNEDALIRFAKALSKEKRLRDAKSPNGNAAASK; encoded by the exons ATGGAAGCACCAAAGTCACCCCTACTCATACAGCCTCCTACTTATGGAAACCAAATCACCATTCTTAGCATTGATGGGGGCGGAATAAGAGGGATTATCCCTGGAATTATACTTAATTTCCTTGAGTCTGAGCTACAG AAGCTGGATGGTGAGGATGCTAGGCTTGCAGATTATTTTGATGTGATTTCAGGAACAAGCACCGGCGGTCTTGTGACCGCGATGCTAGCCGCTCCAAATGAGAAGAACCGCCCTCTATTTGCCGCTAAAGACATCAAGTCTTTCTATCTCGAGCAATGCCCAAAAATATTTCCCCAAAACAT GTGCCATGCTGTAAAGACGATGAAAGCTGTGGTAGGACCAAAATATGATGGCAAGTACCTCCATCGTCTTCTTAAGGAAAGGCTAGGAAATATACGATTACATCAGACATTGACTAACATTGTCATCCCAACTTTTGATATCAAGCAACTCCAGCCAACCATTTTCTCTAGCTATCAG GTCAAGTTCGATCCATGCCTCGATGCCCAGCTATCAGACATATGCATTGGAACTTCAGCTGCCCCAACTTATCTTCCGGCCCATTATTTTAAAACTGAAGACTCAAAGACAGGAAAAGTGAGAGAGTTCAATCTCATTGATGGCGGTGTAGCTGCAAACAATCCG GCTTTAGTTTCAATTACGGAAGTGGAGAAAGAGGTGCATCGAGGAAGCAAAGATTTCTGTCCAATGAAGCCAACCGAATATAATCGCTTTCTGGTATTATCGCTTGGGACGGGTTCCGCAAAGATTGAAGCGAAATACAATGCAACTGAAGCAGCCAAGTGGGGTGTCTTAGGATGGCTAACCAGCGGGGGCTCCACTCCTTTAGTCGATGTTTTTACTCAAGCCAGTGCCGACATGGTCGACTTCCacatatccactgtatttcaggcACTTCAATGCGAAGAAAATTACCTTAGAATTCAA GATGATACGTTAAGTGGGGAAGTGCATTCTGTAGACGTGGCCACCAAGGATAATTTAGAGAAACTAACGAAAGTGGGGGAAGGATTGCTGAAGAAACCAGTTTCGAGGGTGAACTTGGGCACAGGGCTGTCTGAGTCTCTTAATCAAGGAAGCAATGAGGACGCCTTGATAAG ATTTGCAAAAGCACTCTCCAAGGAGAAGCGGCTTCGGGATGCGAAATCACCAAATGGAAATGCTGCAGCTTCCAAATGA